In the Streptomyces coeruleoprunus genome, ACGGTGATCGTCTCGCCCTCGTTCATCGTGGCCTTGCCGTCCGCCTCCGGGTCCTGGCTGCAGATGGAGCCCTTGGGCTGGTCGCAGGGCTCCTCGCCCTTCTTCGCCAGCTTCACATGGGCGTTCTTCGCGAGCCGTTGCCCCTCGGTGTCGTACGGCTGGCCCACCAGGTTCGGGACGGTGACCTGGCGCGGGCCGTCGTCCTTGCCGAAGACCGACTTGCCGATCAGGATCGCGCCGACCAGCACCAGGATGCCCGCGAGGATCAGCAGGATCGTGGAGAGGTTGGACTTCTTCTGCGGCTGGCGGCGCCGGCCGCCGGAGCGGTCGTCGTAGCCGTAGCCGCCGTCGTCCGGGTTCATCGGCGGCAGCATCGACGTCTGCGCCGCCGGGTCCGCCGCGTGCATCGCGGTCGTCGGCTGGTCCGGGTGCGGGTAGCCGTAGCCACCGGGCGCGCCCATGGAGCCCATGCCCATCGCCGCGGCGGCGGCGACCGGCTGGCCGTCCAGGCAGGCCTCGATGTCGGCGCGCATCTCGTCGGCCGACTGGTAGCGGTAGTCCGGGTCCTTGACCAGGGCCTTCAACACGATCGCGTCCATCTCGGGCGTGATCTCGGGGTCGAAGTTGCTGGGCGGCTGCGGCTCCTCGCGTACGTGCTGGTAGGCGACCGCGACCGGGGAGTCGCCCACGAAGGGCGGGCGGACGGTCAGCAGCTCGTACAGCAGGCAGCCGGTGGAGTACAGGTCGGAGCGGGCGTCGACGGTCTCGCCCTTGGCCTGCTCGGGGGAGAGGTACTGCGCGGTGCCGATCACGGCCGCGGTCTGCGTCATGGTCATGCCGGCGTCGCCCATGGCGCGGGCGATGCCGAAGTCCATCACCTTGACCTGACCCGTACGCGTCAGCATGACGTTGGCCGGCTTGATGTCGCGGTGGACGATGCCCGCCCGGTGCGAGTACTCCAGGGCCTGGAGGATGCCGACCGTCATCTCGAGCGTGCGCTCGGGCAGCAGCTTGCGCCCGGAGTGCAGCAGCTCACGCAGGGTGGAGCCGTCGACGTACTCCATCACGATGTACGGGATGGAGATGTTGTCGACGTAGTCCTCGCCGGTGTCGTAGACCGCGACGATCGCCGGGTGGTTGAGCGAGGCGGCAGACTGGGCCTCACGGCGGAACCGGGCCTGGAAGGACGGGTCACGGGCCAGGTCGGCCCGCAGCGTCTTCACGGCGACGGTGCGGCCGAGCCGGGTGTCGTGCGCGAGGTAGACCTCGGCCATGCCACCACGGCCGAGCACCGAGCCCAGCTCGTACCGGCCGCCGAGGCGACGCGGCTCTTCCATAACGTTCCAGCCCTCTCCGTCAGTCCCGACCGCACCCGTCTGTGTGGTCCGGCGGTGTGCTGTTCGCGCATACGGTACCGGCCACGGCAAGCTGATCACTCCGCGACCACAAGCTGATACGGGACCGGTACACAGCGATCACGATCACCGCTTGCCCAGTACCGCCTGCATGACGTCGCGGGCGATCGGGGCGGCGAGGCCGCCGCCGCTGATGTCGTCGCGGGTCGCGTCGGAGTCCTCGACGACCACGGCGACGGCGACCGGGGAGCCGCTGTCCGTCTTGGCGTAGGCGATGAACCAGGCGTAGGGGCGGGCCTTGTTCAGCTCACCGTGCTGGGCCGTACCCGTCTTGCCGCCGACGGTGACGCCGTCGATCCTGGCCTTCTTGCCGGTGCCCTCGTTGACGACCTTCTCCATCATCTGCTGGACGAGCTGCGCGGTCTCCTGCGACATCGGGCGGCTCATCTCCTGGGGCTCGTTCTTCTCGAGCACGTCCAGGTTCGGGGCCTCCAGCTTGTCGACCATGTACGGCTTCATCAGCTTGCCGTCGTTGGCGATCGCCGCCGTGACCATGGCCATCTGGAGCGGGGTGGTCGCCGTGTTGAACTGGCCGATGGACGACAGGGCGTTTCCACCGCGGTCCATCTTCTTGTCGTAGACGGAGGCGGCGGCGCGGACCGGGGTGTCGACCTCCGGGTTGTTGAAACCGAACTTCTCGGACATCTCGACCATCTTGTCCCGGCCGACCTCGTCGCCGAGCTTCGCGAAGACCGAGTTGCAGGACCACTGCATCGCGTACATCAGCGACGCGTTCTCACAGCCCTGCGCGTGGTTCTTCATCGGCTTCGTCGACAGGGGCAGGAGGTACGGCTCCGGCGTGTCCGTCGCCGCGTTGATGTCCTTGATCTTGCCGGCCTCGATGGCGGCCGCCGCCGTGACGACCTTGAACGTCGATCCCGGCGGGTAGATCTCGCGCAGCGCGCGGTTCAGCTTCGGCTTGTTCTTGTCCTTCTCCAGCGACACCCACGCCTTCTCGTCGTTGCGCGAGTAGCCGGCGAAGGTGCCCGGGTCGTACGAGGGGGTGGAGGCCAGCGCGAGGATCTTGCCGGTCTGCGGGTCGATCGCCGCGACGGCGCCCTTCTTGTCGCCGAGGCCGTCGTAGGCGGCCTTCTGCGCGGCGGCGTTGAGGGTCGTGACGACGTTGCCGCCCTGCTTCTGCTCGCCCGTGAACATCGCGAGCGTGCGGTCGAAGAAGAGCCGGTCGTCGTTGCCCATCAGGATCGAGTCGTTCAGCTTCTCCAGCTGGGTCGCGCCGTAGGCCTGCGAGGCGAAGCCGGTGACCGGCGCCCACATCGGGCCGTCGATGTAGGTGCGCTTGTACTTGTAGAGCGGGTCCTTGGAGTCGACGGAGCCGGTGATCGGCTTGCCCTCGACGATGATGTTGCCGCGGACGGAGGCGTACCGCTCGATCGTCACCCGCTTGTTGCGCTCGTGCGAGTTCAGCTCGTCGGCACGGACGAACTGGAGCCAGTTGTCCCGCAGGAGCAGCGCGAGCACCAGGAGGCCGCAGAAGATCGCGATATGGCGCAGGGGCTTGTTCACGGGCGGACCACCTGGGTCATCTCGGCGTCGGGGTTCGGGGCGGGGGTGGGCGCGGGACGGCGCGCGGTGTCGCTGATCCTCAGGAGGATCGCGATCAGCGCCCAGTTGGCGATCACGGACGAGCCGCCGTACGCGAGGAACGGCATCGTCATACCGGTCAGCGGGATGAGGCCCATGACACCGCCGGCGACGACGAACACCTGGAGGGCGAAGGCGCCGGAGAGGCCGGTCGCCAGCAGCTTGCCGAAGGGGTCGCGGGCCGCGAGGGCGGTGCGCAGACCGCGCTCGGCGATCAGGCCGTACAGGAGGATGAAGGCCATGGCGCCGGCCAGGCCCAGCTCCTCGCCGACGGTGGCGAAGATGAAGTCGGAGTTGGCGGCGAACCGGATCAGGTCGGAGTTGCCCTGGCCGAGGCCGGTGCCGATGGTGCCGCCGGAGCCGAACGACATGAGGACCTGGGTCATCTGGTCGCAGGCCCACGCCATGTTGGTGTCCGGCGGGGCCGTCTTCAGGCACTCGAAGGGGTCGAGCCACGCGGCCACACGGGACTGCACGTGCGTCGCGAACGAGCCGACGGCGACGGCGCCGCCCACGGCCATCAGCAGACCCATGACGATCCAGCTGGTCCGCTCGGTCGCCACGTACAGCATGATCACGAACATGCCGAAGAACAGCAGCGAGGTGCCGAGGTCGTTCTCGAAGACCAGGATGGCCAGGCTGAGCGCCCAGATCGTGAGGATCGGGCCGAGGTCGCGGCCGCGGGGCAGGTAGAGGCCCATGAAGCGGCGGCTGGCCAGGGCGAGCGCGTCGCGCTTCACCATCAGGTAGCCGGAGAAGAAGACCGCGAGCACGATCTTGGCGAACTCACCGGGCTGGATGGAGAACGGACCGACCTTGATCCAGATCTTGGCGCCGAAGCTGTCCGTGCCGAGGCCCGGGACGAGCGGCAGCAGGAGCAGGACGATGGCGACCATCATCGAGATGTACGTGTAGCGCTGGAGCACCCGGTGGTCCTTGAGGAACAGGAGCACCAGCAGGAACAGCGCGACGCCGATCGCCGAGTACATGAGCTGCTTCGGCGCGTCCGGGCTGAACGTCTTGTACATGGCCTGCAGCCGCGGCGACTGGTCGAGGCGCCAGATCAGCACCAGGCCCAGGCCGTTGAGCAGCGTCGCGAGCGGCAGCAGGATCGGGTCGGCGTACTTGGCGAACTTCCGCACCAGCAGGTGGGCGATGCCCGCCAGCAGGCCGAGGCCCAGGCCGTAGCCGAGCATGCCGGCCGGGACCTCGCCGTCGAGGGCGAGGCCCACGTTCAGGTAGGCGAAGACCGGGATGGCGACGGCGAACGCGAGCAGCACCAGTTCGGTGTTGCGGCGGCTCGGTGCGTCGATCGCGCCAATGGTGGTCGTGTTGGTGACAACGCTCATGGTGGTGAAAGGCCCCCCTACGGGTGCTTACTGCTTGCCGCAGTTCGAGGCCAGCCTCTTCTCGTCCTCCGTGAGCGTCGGGCCCGGGAGGGGGTGGCTGCGGTGGTCGGCTTGGTGGACGCGGAGGCGCCGGCCGTGCCGCCGGCCTGCTCCTCGCTGGGCGGCGTGGCGCTCACGCTGTCGGACGCCTCGCGGGCCGCGGCCTGCTTCTTGCAGGCGCTCGCCTGGAGACCCAGCTCCTTGATCTTGGCCTCGGCCTTCGCCAGGCTGCCGCCCGCGATCGTTTCCTCGACCTGCTTCTGCTGGTAGGCGGGGAGGTACTTGAGTTCGATGTCGGGGTGGTCCTTCTCCACCTCCGACAGCGACAGCCACGCCAGGTCCTGGCTGATCCCCCGGTACAGCGCGACGTGACCCTCGTTGGCGCCCACGTAGTACTGGGTCTGGGTCCAGCGGTACCCGCCGTACAGGCCGCCGCCGATGACGCCGAGCGCGAGCAGCGTGTAGAAGCCGCGCTTGAACCACTTGCGGCCGGTGCGCGGCTTCTCCAGCTCGCTGTCCGCGTACGCCCCGAAGGAGCCCTCGGGGGGCATGCCGCCGTAGCCGAGGTCCTCGCCGCTGCCGGGCGGGCCGAAGCCGCCGCCGGGCGGCTGCGGGGCGGGCCGGCCGAGGCCGGCCGCGCGGCCCGCGGGGGTCTGCATGGCGCCGCCGTCGTTCAGCTGCGGCTGGTTCTCGGCGACCGCGCCGACGACGACCGGGGTGTCGTTGAGCTGGCCGGCCAGCGTGTCGCCGCCGTCGACGTCGAGGACGTCCGCGACGATGACCGTGATGTTGTCGGGGCCGCCGCCGCGCAGCGCGAGCTGGATCAGCTCCTGCACGGTCTCCTGCGGGCCCTGGTAGCTGGCGAGGGTCTCCTCCATCGTCTGGTGGGAGACGACGCCCGACAGCCCGTCGGAGCAGATCAAGTACCGGTCGCCGGCGCGGACTTCGCGGATCGACAGGTCGGGCTCGACGTGGTCGCCGCTGCCCAGCGCGCGCATGAGGAGCGAGCGCTGCGGGTGGGTCGTGGCCTCTTCCTCGGTGATACGGCCCTCGTCGACGAGCCGCTGCACCCATGTGTGGTCCTGGGTGATCTGGGTCAGGACGCCGTCGCGGAGCAGGTACGCGCGGGAGTCGCCGACGTGGACGAGACCGAGGCGCTGGCCGGTCCACAGCAGAGCGGTGAGGGTCGTCCCCATGCCCTCGAGCTGGGGGTCCTCCTCGACCATGAGGCGCAGCTGGTCGTTGGCGCGCTGCACCGCCGTACCGAGCGAGGTGAGGATGTCGGAGCCGGGGACGTCGTCGTCGAGCGTGACGAGCGTGGAGATGACCTCCGACGAGGCGACCTCGCCGGCGGCCTGGCCGCCCATGCCGTCGGCGATCGCGAGCAGCCGGGGGCCGGCGTAACCCGAGTCCTCGTTGCCCTCGCGGATCATGCCCTTGTGCGACCCGGCGGCGAAGCGCAGTGACAGACTCATGCGCACCTCACCCGTCGGCTCGGGGTACAGCCGGTCTCGAGCCACACTGCCC is a window encoding:
- a CDS encoding peptidoglycan D,D-transpeptidase FtsI family protein — encoded protein: MNKPLRHIAIFCGLLVLALLLRDNWLQFVRADELNSHERNKRVTIERYASVRGNIIVEGKPITGSVDSKDPLYKYKRTYIDGPMWAPVTGFASQAYGATQLEKLNDSILMGNDDRLFFDRTLAMFTGEQKQGGNVVTTLNAAAQKAAYDGLGDKKGAVAAIDPQTGKILALASTPSYDPGTFAGYSRNDEKAWVSLEKDKNKPKLNRALREIYPPGSTFKVVTAAAAIEAGKIKDINAATDTPEPYLLPLSTKPMKNHAQGCENASLMYAMQWSCNSVFAKLGDEVGRDKMVEMSEKFGFNNPEVDTPVRAAASVYDKKMDRGGNALSSIGQFNTATTPLQMAMVTAAIANDGKLMKPYMVDKLEAPNLDVLEKNEPQEMSRPMSQETAQLVQQMMEKVVNEGTGKKARIDGVTVGGKTGTAQHGELNKARPYAWFIAYAKTDSGSPVAVAVVVEDSDATRDDISGGGLAAPIARDVMQAVLGKR
- a CDS encoding FtsW/RodA/SpoVE family cell cycle protein encodes the protein MSVVTNTTTIGAIDAPSRRNTELVLLAFAVAIPVFAYLNVGLALDGEVPAGMLGYGLGLGLLAGIAHLLVRKFAKYADPILLPLATLLNGLGLVLIWRLDQSPRLQAMYKTFSPDAPKQLMYSAIGVALFLLVLLFLKDHRVLQRYTYISMMVAIVLLLLPLVPGLGTDSFGAKIWIKVGPFSIQPGEFAKIVLAVFFSGYLMVKRDALALASRRFMGLYLPRGRDLGPILTIWALSLAILVFENDLGTSLLFFGMFVIMLYVATERTSWIVMGLLMAVGGAVAVGSFATHVQSRVAAWLDPFECLKTAPPDTNMAWACDQMTQVLMSFGSGGTIGTGLGQGNSDLIRFAANSDFIFATVGEELGLAGAMAFILLYGLIAERGLRTALAARDPFGKLLATGLSGAFALQVFVVAGGVMGLIPLTGMTMPFLAYGGSSVIANWALIAILLRISDTARRPAPTPAPNPDAEMTQVVRP
- the pknB gene encoding Stk1 family PASTA domain-containing Ser/Thr kinase; translated protein: MEEPRRLGGRYELGSVLGRGGMAEVYLAHDTRLGRTVAVKTLRADLARDPSFQARFRREAQSAASLNHPAIVAVYDTGEDYVDNISIPYIVMEYVDGSTLRELLHSGRKLLPERTLEMTVGILQALEYSHRAGIVHRDIKPANVMLTRTGQVKVMDFGIARAMGDAGMTMTQTAAVIGTAQYLSPEQAKGETVDARSDLYSTGCLLYELLTVRPPFVGDSPVAVAYQHVREEPQPPSNFDPEITPEMDAIVLKALVKDPDYRYQSADEMRADIEACLDGQPVAAAAAMGMGSMGAPGGYGYPHPDQPTTAMHAADPAAQTSMLPPMNPDDGGYGYDDRSGGRRRQPQKKSNLSTILLILAGILVLVGAILIGKSVFGKDDGPRQVTVPNLVGQPYDTEGQRLAKNAHVKLAKKGEEPCDQPKGSICSQDPEADGKATMNEGETITVVVSAGAPKILVPNVVEQSEESATADLKSAGFKVKVDREESDKEPGTVIRQNPKGNSEQEKGTEITITVATQGKVSVPPVVGNQFDQAKQQLETLGFQVVREDVDDQQPANTVIGQTPGGGERVEKGSQVTLKVSKGPQQQQVQVPQLFGQTLGQAKQTLAAHGLTIGNIDGPNDDNAFVVDQDPKNGKPAPAGSAVNVKTQALGGGNSNGGNGGDDGDNSGFFGGATGAVLRTEQE